In Streptomyces sp. NBC_00878, a single window of DNA contains:
- a CDS encoding DUF2252 domain-containing protein encodes MNDNHLSGTDTRHLTPQERVARGRAARAAVPRSGHAEFIPPPKRTDPVEIIEKQSATRVPELVPIRYGRMSEAPFRFYRGAAAIMAADLAETPRSGFRVQCCGDAHMLNFRLLASPERRLMFDINDFDETLPGPWEWDVKRLSASLVIAGRANGFSSKERASVVRAAVRSYREGMRSFAGMGNLDVWYTSFDADDLARQFAPVLTAGQRDRWEHTREKARAHSTLQVFDKLTHVIDGRRRIAPDPPLLVRLQDLLPEAERGELEKLLGRLIERYGQTLQTDRRFLLESYRVADIARKVVGVGSVGTRCWIILLLGKDDEDPLFLQAKEADESVLAPYVGGSAFSTQGERVVAGQRLMQATSDIFLGWEHITGIDGKQRDFYIRQLRDWKGVAVAENMSPKRMALFGRLCGATLARAHARSGDRVAIASYLGGGDVFDRALATFAELYADQNEKDHQALVDAIREGRVPAEAA; translated from the coding sequence ATGAACGACAACCACCTTTCCGGCACCGACACGCGGCACCTCACTCCGCAGGAGCGGGTCGCCCGTGGCAGGGCCGCGCGGGCCGCGGTACCCCGTTCCGGCCACGCCGAGTTCATACCTCCGCCGAAGCGCACGGACCCGGTGGAGATCATCGAGAAGCAGTCCGCGACGCGGGTGCCGGAACTCGTACCGATCCGCTACGGCAGGATGAGCGAGGCTCCGTTCCGCTTCTACCGTGGGGCCGCCGCCATCATGGCCGCGGACCTCGCGGAGACGCCGCGCAGCGGGTTCAGGGTGCAGTGCTGCGGCGACGCGCACATGCTGAACTTCCGGTTGCTGGCCTCGCCGGAACGCCGCCTGATGTTCGACATCAACGACTTCGACGAGACGCTGCCCGGACCGTGGGAATGGGACGTCAAGCGGCTGTCCGCCAGCCTGGTCATCGCGGGCCGGGCGAACGGCTTCAGTTCCAAGGAGCGGGCGTCGGTGGTGCGGGCGGCCGTGCGGTCCTACCGCGAGGGCATGCGGAGCTTTGCCGGAATGGGCAATCTCGACGTCTGGTACACCAGCTTCGACGCGGACGATCTTGCGCGGCAGTTCGCCCCGGTACTGACCGCTGGGCAGCGTGATCGCTGGGAACACACCCGGGAGAAGGCCCGTGCGCACAGCACGCTGCAGGTCTTCGACAAGCTCACGCATGTCATCGACGGAAGGCGTCGGATCGCGCCCGATCCGCCGCTGCTGGTCCGGCTCCAGGATCTGCTGCCGGAGGCCGAACGCGGCGAGCTGGAGAAGCTGCTCGGCCGGCTGATCGAGCGCTACGGCCAGACCCTGCAGACGGACCGCCGGTTCCTGCTGGAGAGCTACCGCGTCGCCGACATCGCCCGCAAGGTCGTCGGGGTGGGCAGTGTGGGAACCCGCTGCTGGATCATCCTGCTGCTCGGCAAGGACGACGAGGATCCCCTCTTCCTCCAGGCCAAGGAGGCCGACGAGTCGGTTCTGGCGCCCTACGTCGGAGGCAGCGCGTTCAGCACGCAGGGCGAGCGCGTCGTCGCCGGCCAACGCCTCATGCAGGCCACCAGCGACATCTTCCTGGGCTGGGAACACATCACGGGCATCGACGGCAAACAGCGGGACTTCTACATACGCCAGCTGCGGGACTGGAAAGGCGTCGCCGTGGCCGAGAACATGTCGCCGAAGAGGATGGCCCTGTTCGGCCGGCTGTGCGGCGCCACGCTGGCCCGCGCCCACGCCAGGTCCGGAGACCGGGTCGCGATCGCCTCCTACCTCGGCGGCGGCGACGTCTTCGACCGCGCGCTGGCGACCTTCGCCGAGCTGTACGCGGACCAGAACGAGAAGGACCACCAGGCCCTGGTCGATGCCATCCGAGAGGGACGGGTCCCGGCTGAAGCGGCCTGA
- a CDS encoding SHOCT domain-containing protein translates to MPGLIRGVARTAVVAGTATAVSNRVSRRQQGRWAQQNPQEPVADQPPPAEDTSSKMDKLKDLGELKSQGVLTEAEFESEKRKILDS, encoded by the coding sequence ATGCCTGGCCTCATCCGTGGAGTCGCGCGGACCGCCGTGGTCGCCGGAACCGCGACTGCCGTCTCCAATCGCGTATCCCGACGACAGCAGGGCCGCTGGGCCCAGCAGAACCCCCAGGAACCAGTGGCCGACCAGCCGCCGCCGGCCGAGGATACGTCCAGCAAGATGGACAAGCTCAAGGATCTCGGTGAGCTGAAGTCCCAAGGGGTCCTCACCGAAGCCGAGTTCGAGAGCGAAAAGCGCAAGATCCTCGACTCCTGA
- a CDS encoding DUF6325 family protein — protein sequence MGPVDYLVVEFPGSRMTGEGLPLLVDLVDRGIIRIIDFMFVKKDSDGSVKAMEISDLAVDGKPELAVFEGVSSGLLGMDDLEETASLLSPGDSAGVLVYENLWAAPFAEALRHGGAQLVADGRIPVQAVLAALDAAEESSPT from the coding sequence ATGGGGCCGGTCGACTACCTGGTGGTGGAGTTTCCCGGTAGTCGCATGACGGGTGAGGGACTGCCGCTGCTCGTCGACCTCGTCGACCGGGGCATCATCCGGATCATCGACTTCATGTTCGTCAAGAAGGACTCCGACGGGTCCGTCAAGGCCATGGAAATCTCCGACCTGGCCGTGGACGGAAAACCCGAACTGGCCGTCTTCGAAGGTGTCTCTTCTGGCCTGCTCGGCATGGACGACCTCGAAGAGACCGCCTCCCTCCTCTCGCCTGGTGACTCCGCAGGCGTACTGGTGTACGAGAACCTCTGGGCCGCGCCGTTCGCCGAGGCGCTCCGGCACGGGGGTGCGCAGCTGGTAGCCGACGGCCGGATCCCGGTCCAGGCCGTCCTGGCCGCACTCGACGCCGCCGAGGAGAGCTCCCCCACCTGA
- a CDS encoding chloride channel protein: protein MPVARTGSEATSPLDPLTLLRSRAYLVLLVMAALIGVPVSAAAFGFLALVGEVQPLLYTDLPKSLGFEGTPWWWPLPLLAVGGLLAGLTVQYLPGHGGHEPTAGFKAGGAPTPIELPGIFFAALATLCFAAVLGPESPLLALGGGLAAGVVRLVKRDPPEQVSAVLGAAGSFAAVSSLLGSPLLGAFLLMEASGLGGAMMALVLVPGLLAAGIGALIFVGLGSWTGLGTYSLALHDVPEVTRPTAAEFGWALVIGLSAALVGVGIRWLGVRLRTRVERRRVPATVVMGLVVAGLAIGYAEGTGKAATDVLYSGQTALDPLLTHSAAYSVGALLLLVLCKSLAYCASLSSFRGGPIFPAMFVGAAGGILFSHLPGLSLVAGFAMGIGAMSAAMLRLPLVSVLLATLLIGAQGVTVMPLVIVAVVVSYVATAKLTPPPAPEPGQEPGPGQR, encoded by the coding sequence ATGCCGGTTGCCAGGACTGGATCCGAGGCCACGTCCCCCCTGGACCCGCTGACACTCCTTCGGAGCCGCGCGTACCTGGTGCTTCTGGTGATGGCCGCGCTGATCGGCGTGCCGGTGTCCGCGGCGGCGTTCGGCTTCCTCGCGCTGGTCGGCGAGGTTCAGCCACTGCTCTATACGGATCTGCCCAAGTCGCTGGGGTTCGAGGGAACGCCATGGTGGTGGCCGCTGCCGCTGCTCGCTGTAGGGGGACTGCTTGCGGGGCTGACGGTTCAGTACCTGCCGGGGCACGGTGGCCATGAGCCGACAGCCGGGTTCAAGGCCGGCGGCGCGCCCACTCCCATCGAGTTGCCCGGCATCTTCTTCGCCGCTCTGGCGACGCTCTGCTTCGCTGCCGTCCTCGGGCCCGAGTCTCCTCTCCTGGCGCTCGGTGGCGGGCTCGCCGCCGGTGTCGTACGCCTGGTCAAACGGGACCCCCCGGAGCAGGTGAGCGCGGTGTTGGGCGCGGCGGGCAGTTTCGCGGCCGTCAGCTCGCTGCTGGGATCACCTCTGCTCGGAGCGTTCCTCCTGATGGAAGCCTCGGGGTTGGGCGGGGCGATGATGGCGCTGGTGTTGGTGCCCGGTCTGCTGGCCGCGGGCATCGGTGCACTCATCTTCGTCGGACTGGGATCCTGGACCGGGCTGGGCACCTACTCGCTGGCGCTGCACGACGTACCCGAGGTCACGCGCCCGACAGCGGCGGAATTCGGCTGGGCTCTGGTCATCGGACTGTCGGCGGCACTCGTGGGCGTGGGAATCCGATGGCTCGGCGTCCGGCTCAGGACGCGTGTCGAGAGGCGACGGGTGCCGGCCACGGTGGTCATGGGACTGGTCGTGGCGGGGCTGGCGATCGGCTACGCGGAGGGCACCGGCAAAGCAGCGACCGACGTGCTGTATTCGGGGCAGACGGCGCTGGATCCGCTCCTCACGCACAGCGCCGCGTATTCGGTGGGAGCGTTGTTGCTGCTGGTGTTGTGCAAGAGTCTGGCCTATTGCGCGTCGCTCAGCAGTTTCCGGGGAGGCCCGATCTTTCCCGCGATGTTCGTGGGAGCGGCGGGCGGCATCCTGTTCTCCCATCTGCCAGGGCTGAGCCTGGTCGCGGGGTTCGCGATGGGTATCGGAGCGATGAGCGCCGCGATGCTGAGACTTCCGCTCGTCTCCGTCCTGCTCGCCACACTGCTGATCGGGGCGCAGGGAGTCACCGTCATGCCGCTGGTGATCGTCGCGGTCGTGGTCTCGTACGTCGCGACGGCGAAGCTCACACCGCCTCCCGCCCCGGAGCCGGGGCAGGAACCGGGGCCAGGTCAGCGGTAG
- a CDS encoding potassium channel family protein, translating to MGYRRRVGQRPERFRSLHPRATVGFGDITPVTGTARVLTMVQMLADVILVGMIARILLGAVRIAEEARSVGSGEPPGAEDPVGQG from the coding sequence ATGGGTTACAGGAGGCGCGTTGGACAGCGTCCAGAACGCTTCCGAAGTCTTCATCCGCGCGCCACGGTCGGCTTCGGGGACATCACACCGGTCACCGGGACGGCACGTGTTCTGACCATGGTGCAGATGCTGGCCGACGTGATTCTGGTGGGAATGATTGCGCGGATCCTCCTCGGCGCCGTCCGGATTGCAGAAGAGGCCAGGTCAGTCGGCTCTGGCGAGCCACCGGGCGCGGAAGATCCGGTTGGTCAGGGGTGA